A portion of the Limibacillus sp. genome contains these proteins:
- a CDS encoding amino acid ABC transporter ATP-binding protein has product MIEIVDLYKSFGDLEVLKGINLEVKKGEVLSVIGASGSGKSTLLYCINGLEPIQKGSVKVDGVEVHAKGTDLNKLRQKLGMVFQQWNSFPHLTVLENVALAPRIVRGLSKKDAQELATKQLEHVGLGDKIKSYPAALSGGQQQRLAIARALAMEPNYMLFDEATSALDPELVGEVLDTMRLLAEEGMTMICVTHEMGFARDVSDRVAYFHQGLMEEIGPPSQIFGNAESENTRRFLSKIR; this is encoded by the coding sequence ATGATCGAAATCGTCGACCTTTACAAAAGCTTTGGCGACCTGGAGGTGCTCAAGGGCATCAACCTGGAAGTCAAGAAGGGCGAGGTTCTCTCGGTCATCGGCGCCTCGGGCTCCGGGAAGTCCACGCTGCTTTACTGCATCAACGGGCTGGAGCCGATCCAGAAGGGTTCCGTCAAGGTGGACGGCGTGGAGGTCCACGCCAAGGGCACGGACCTGAACAAGCTGCGCCAGAAGCTCGGCATGGTGTTCCAGCAGTGGAACAGCTTTCCACACCTGACGGTTCTCGAAAACGTGGCCCTCGCGCCCCGGATCGTGCGCGGTCTCTCCAAGAAAGACGCGCAGGAGTTGGCGACCAAGCAGCTCGAGCATGTCGGCCTGGGCGACAAGATCAAGAGCTATCCCGCGGCCCTTTCCGGCGGGCAGCAGCAGCGCCTGGCGATTGCCCGCGCTCTGGCGATGGAGCCGAACTACATGCTGTTCGACGAGGCGACCTCGGCTCTCGATCCCGAGTTGGTCGGCGAGGTGCTCGACACCATGCGCCTGCTCGCCGAGGAGGGCATGACGATGATCTGCGTGACCCACGAGATGGGTTTTGCCCGCGATGTGTCCGACCGCGTCGCCTACTTCCATCAAGGCCTGATGGAGGAGATCGGCCCGCCTAGCCAGATTTTCGGGAACGCGGAATCCGAGAACACCCGCCGCTTCCTCTCGAAGATCAGATAG
- a CDS encoding amino acid ABC transporter permease, producing MEPTVQFFSGFTAHDFIFLGEAAWRTLLISLCSIGIGTVFGVVCGWLLYEGRIWATVFLAPILDVFRSVPLIIQLVLFYNFAPIIGLNLDPFISGVIVLSIYTAALVANVARGGIEAVGEPMRRAARSLGMTYWQDLRYIVFPIGGRAVFPSWVGVALGVMKDSALVSVLGYVELLKASQILITRTQEPFLILAFAGAFYFALSYPLSLYAEKLEKRWAQ from the coding sequence ATGGAACCGACAGTGCAGTTCTTCAGCGGCTTCACGGCGCACGACTTCATCTTTCTGGGCGAGGCGGCCTGGCGCACCCTGCTGATCTCCCTCTGCTCGATTGGGATCGGGACGGTCTTCGGGGTGGTTTGCGGATGGCTGCTCTATGAGGGACGGATCTGGGCGACGGTGTTTCTGGCGCCAATCCTCGACGTCTTCCGCTCCGTCCCGCTGATCATCCAACTGGTGCTGTTCTACAACTTCGCTCCGATCATCGGCCTCAACCTCGATCCCTTCATCTCGGGCGTCATCGTCCTTTCGATCTACACGGCGGCCCTGGTCGCGAACGTCGCGCGGGGCGGTATCGAGGCGGTCGGCGAGCCCATGCGCCGTGCGGCGCGCAGTCTGGGCATGACCTATTGGCAGGACCTTCGCTACATCGTCTTTCCGATCGGCGGGCGGGCGGTCTTCCCCTCCTGGGTCGGCGTAGCCCTGGGCGTCATGAAGGACAGCGCGCTGGTCTCGGTCCTCGGCTATGTCGAGCTCTTGAAGGCCAGCCAGATTCTGATCACCCGCACGCAGGAGCCCTTCCTGATCCTGGCCTTCGCGGGCGCGTTCTACTTCGCCCTTTCCTATCCACTCTCGCTCTATGCCGAGAAGCTCGAAAAACGGTGGGCTCAATGA
- a CDS encoding amino acid ABC transporter permease has product MFEYNFHWRPVMKNLPDLLEAGLVTLEVASLAMVLGILVGMALALIGLHGKGPLRWFAASWIELARNTPALFQLFFFGFGLGAFGIHLTPYTIVLSALTFNCAGYLAENFRGGFQAIPETQIRAARSLGMTAAQAYGRIVIPQVLRLVYYPITNQMVWAVLISSLGMLVGFRELSGETQFFASRTYRIFEYFAVTAVIYYVIVKIILLASRLLAMKLFRY; this is encoded by the coding sequence ATGTTCGAATATAATTTCCACTGGCGACCGGTCATGAAGAACCTGCCCGACCTGCTCGAGGCGGGCTTGGTGACTCTGGAGGTCGCGTCCCTGGCCATGGTCCTGGGAATCCTGGTTGGGATGGCGCTCGCCCTGATCGGCCTTCACGGCAAGGGGCCGCTGCGCTGGTTCGCGGCGAGCTGGATCGAACTGGCGCGCAACACGCCGGCCCTGTTTCAGTTGTTCTTCTTCGGCTTCGGCCTGGGCGCCTTCGGCATTCACCTGACGCCCTACACCATCGTGCTCTCCGCGCTGACATTCAACTGCGCGGGCTATCTGGCGGAGAACTTCCGCGGTGGTTTCCAGGCGATCCCGGAGACACAGATCCGCGCGGCGCGCTCGCTCGGCATGACGGCGGCGCAAGCCTATGGCCGCATCGTCATCCCGCAGGTCCTGCGCCTCGTCTACTACCCGATCACCAACCAGATGGTCTGGGCGGTCCTCATCTCCTCGCTCGGCATGCTGGTCGGCTTCCGGGAGCTGTCGGGCGAAACGCAGTTCTTCGCTTCCAGGACTTACCGGATTTTCGAGTATTTCGCGGTCACCGCCGTCATCTACTACGTGATCGTGAAGATCATTCTCCTCGCCTCGCGGCTCCTGGCCATGAAGCTTTTCAGGTACTGA
- a CDS encoding transporter substrate-binding domain-containing protein produces the protein MRFTKLFAMTAALLMASGVASADTLDDVVDRGTLRCGVVLDFPPIGYRDANNEPAGFDVDYCADLAAALEVEYEILPLTWAERLPVIVTGRADVVFGATSDSLARARTVGFTIPYAIYYAQGVVGKDSGIETFEDIRGKRVAAAVGTVPEQEWLKIAAEWGEENLYQGYQSENEVFLAVAQGKADIGITTNTAVKPITEQYDTIIAGPRMPWTTDYTSVVANRKDVSWLNYLNLFITHQVRSGRYQELWGSYVGGEAPELRIPGVMY, from the coding sequence ATGCGATTCACAAAGCTATTTGCCATGACCGCCGCGCTGCTGATGGCGAGCGGTGTGGCCTCCGCCGACACCTTGGACGACGTGGTCGACCGCGGCACGCTGCGCTGCGGCGTGGTCCTGGATTTCCCGCCGATCGGGTACCGCGACGCCAATAACGAGCCGGCCGGCTTCGACGTGGACTACTGCGCGGATCTGGCTGCCGCCCTTGAGGTCGAATATGAGATCCTGCCGCTCACCTGGGCGGAGCGTCTGCCGGTCATCGTGACGGGCCGCGCCGATGTGGTCTTCGGCGCCACCTCCGACTCTCTGGCGCGTGCGCGCACCGTCGGCTTCACCATCCCCTATGCGATCTATTACGCCCAGGGCGTGGTCGGCAAGGACAGCGGGATCGAGACCTTTGAGGACATCCGCGGCAAGCGCGTCGCCGCCGCCGTCGGCACCGTGCCCGAGCAGGAGTGGCTGAAGATCGCCGCGGAATGGGGCGAGGAGAACCTCTATCAGGGTTATCAGTCGGAGAACGAAGTGTTCCTGGCCGTCGCCCAGGGCAAGGCTGACATCGGCATCACCACCAACACCGCCGTGAAGCCGATCACCGAGCAGTACGACACCATCATCGCGGGCCCGCGCATGCCCTGGACGACCGACTACACCTCCGTCGTCGCCAACCGCAAGGACGTGAGCTGGCTCAACTACCTCAATCTCTTCATCACCCACCAGGTCCGCTCCGGACGCTATCAGGAGCTCTGGGGCAGCTACGTCGGCGGTGAAGCGCCGGAGTTGCGCATCCCCGGCGTGATGTACTAA
- a CDS encoding GntR family transcriptional regulator, with the protein MKLNPIDISKTASASSIVFEELRRAIIKGDLEVGEALRQDEIAKLFNVSRIPVREALSRLEEQGLVRMQRYKGAVVSGLSEEEATELFDFRLLVEPEVIRRAVPLLSPEILGRIRRHCTAFSHSEDPMSWGDLNRDFHSEIYNASKLKFHLELIDKAMNRLDRYLRAQLVLSNGMEQANREHFGILEACEAGDAEKASELTARHIEGVKASFLKHLNILQA; encoded by the coding sequence ATGAAACTAAACCCGATTGACATCTCCAAGACGGCATCGGCCTCTTCGATCGTCTTCGAGGAGCTGAGGCGGGCCATAATCAAGGGCGACCTGGAGGTCGGCGAGGCGCTGCGTCAGGACGAGATCGCCAAGCTGTTCAACGTCAGCCGCATTCCTGTCCGCGAGGCGCTCTCGCGCCTGGAGGAGCAGGGCCTTGTCCGCATGCAGCGCTACAAGGGCGCGGTCGTCTCAGGGCTGTCCGAGGAAGAGGCGACCGAGCTCTTCGACTTCCGCCTGCTCGTGGAGCCGGAGGTCATTCGCCGCGCGGTGCCCCTGCTCTCCCCGGAAATCCTGGGCCGCATCCGCAGGCACTGCACCGCCTTCTCCCACTCCGAGGACCCCATGAGCTGGGGTGATCTCAACCGCGACTTCCATTCGGAGATCTACAACGCCAGCAAGCTGAAGTTCCACCTGGAGCTGATCGACAAGGCCATGAACCGCCTGGACCGTTACCTGCGCGCGCAGCTCGTGCTCAGCAACGGCATGGAGCAGGCGAACCGGGAGCATTTCGGCATCCTCGAAGCCTGCGAAGCGGGCGACGCGGAGAAGGCCTCCGAGCTGACGGCCCGCCACATCGAAGGGGTCAAGGCCTCCTTCCTGAAGCACCTCAACATCCTTCAAGCCTGA